From Mycolicibacterium nivoides, a single genomic window includes:
- a CDS encoding enoyl-CoA hydratase encodes MSEFETILVTRVERVATITLNRPKALNALNTQVMTEVTTAAAELDRDPSVGAIIVTGNEKAFAAGADIKEMAELSFADVYSADFFELWSKFAATRTPTIAAVAGYALGGGCELAMMCDILIAADSAKFGQPEIKLGVLPGMGGSQRLTRAIGKAKAMDLILTGRTIDAVEAERAGLVSRLVPADSLIDEALAVAETIAGMSLSASRMAKEAVNRAFESTLAEGLLYERRLFHSAFATADQKEGMAAFSEKRAANFTHR; translated from the coding sequence ATGAGTGAGTTCGAGACCATCCTCGTGACCCGCGTCGAGCGGGTCGCCACCATCACGCTGAACCGGCCCAAGGCGCTCAACGCGCTCAACACCCAGGTCATGACCGAAGTGACCACCGCCGCAGCCGAACTCGACCGTGACCCGAGCGTCGGCGCCATCATCGTCACCGGCAACGAGAAGGCCTTCGCCGCCGGGGCCGACATCAAGGAGATGGCCGAGCTGTCGTTCGCCGACGTGTACTCGGCCGACTTCTTCGAGCTGTGGTCGAAGTTCGCCGCCACCCGCACCCCGACCATCGCCGCGGTCGCCGGGTACGCGCTGGGCGGCGGCTGCGAGCTGGCGATGATGTGCGACATCCTGATCGCCGCGGATTCGGCCAAGTTCGGTCAGCCCGAGATCAAGCTGGGTGTACTGCCGGGCATGGGCGGTTCGCAGCGGCTGACGCGGGCGATCGGCAAGGCCAAGGCGATGGATCTGATCCTCACCGGCCGCACCATCGACGCCGTGGAAGCCGAGCGCGCCGGCCTGGTTTCGCGCCTGGTGCCCGCGGATTCACTGATCGACGAGGCACTTGCCGTGGCCGAGACCATCGCCGGGATGTCGCTGTCGGCATCCCGGATGGCCAAGGAAGCGGTCAACCGCGCCTTCGAGTCCACCCTGGCCGAGGGATTGCTCTACGAGCGCAGGCTGTTCCACTCGGCGTTCGCCACTGCCGATCAGAAGGAAGGCATGGCGGCGTTCTCGGAGAAGCGCGCCGCAAACTTCACCCATCGCTAA
- a CDS encoding alpha/beta hydrolase, whose translation MTETAEPEADAPEVQSGDADKPVWWARHYTFFGTALGLVFVWFSLTPSLLPRGPLFQGLVSGAAGATGYGLGVFGVWLVRYMRSAETSPRAPKWAWLSLLAVGIVGQVLMIVYFHVWQDEIRDFMGVPRLKFWDHPLTAVLSIVVLFAFVELGQLIGRLVRFLDRKLDRFLPPRVSAVVVVALLLALSIALLNGVVVRVAMDTINRTFAAVNDENDPDFPAPMSPLRSGGPQSLASWESLGHQGRVFVSAGPTVQQLSRFSGKPAVEPIRAYAGLHSADGIKATAALAAEELQRTGGLNRAVIAVATTTGTGWINEAEASALEYMYNGNTAIVSMQYSFLPSWLSFLVDQENARQAGQALFEAVDALVRAMPEDKRPKLVVFGESLGSFGGEAPFLSLNNLVARTDGALFSGPTFKNTIWTTLTRDRDAGSPEWLPIYDNGENVRFVAKDENLNRPDAPWSHPRAVYLQHASDPISWWTPDLLFAKPDWLREPRGYDVSRRMEWIPVVTFLQVSADMAVAVDVPDGHGHVYVQNVADAWAAVLQPPGWTPEMTAKLRPMLSSNENA comes from the coding sequence GTGACCGAGACCGCCGAACCCGAGGCCGACGCACCCGAAGTCCAGTCAGGTGACGCAGACAAACCTGTCTGGTGGGCGCGTCATTACACGTTCTTCGGGACGGCGCTCGGTCTGGTCTTCGTCTGGTTCTCGCTGACGCCGTCGCTGCTGCCCCGCGGCCCGCTGTTCCAGGGCCTGGTCAGCGGCGCGGCGGGTGCGACCGGTTATGGGCTGGGCGTGTTCGGGGTGTGGCTGGTGCGCTACATGCGTTCGGCGGAAACCAGTCCGCGGGCACCGAAGTGGGCCTGGCTGTCCCTGCTGGCCGTCGGCATCGTCGGCCAGGTCCTGATGATCGTCTACTTCCACGTCTGGCAGGACGAGATCCGCGACTTCATGGGTGTGCCCCGGCTGAAGTTCTGGGATCACCCGTTGACGGCGGTGCTGTCGATCGTGGTGTTGTTCGCATTCGTCGAGCTGGGCCAGCTGATCGGCAGGCTGGTGCGGTTCCTGGATCGCAAGCTGGATCGCTTTCTGCCGCCACGGGTTTCGGCCGTTGTGGTGGTGGCGTTGCTGCTGGCGCTCAGCATCGCGTTGCTGAACGGTGTGGTGGTCCGGGTGGCGATGGACACCATCAACCGGACATTCGCGGCCGTCAACGACGAGAACGATCCCGACTTCCCCGCCCCGATGTCACCCCTACGCTCAGGCGGCCCGCAGTCGCTTGCCAGCTGGGAATCGCTGGGCCATCAGGGTCGAGTTTTCGTCTCGGCCGGCCCTACCGTGCAACAACTTTCGCGGTTCAGCGGCAAACCAGCGGTCGAACCGATCCGGGCCTACGCCGGCCTGCATTCCGCTGACGGCATCAAGGCCACGGCGGCGTTGGCCGCCGAGGAACTACAGCGCACCGGCGGCCTGAACCGCGCAGTGATCGCAGTGGCCACCACGACGGGCACAGGCTGGATCAACGAGGCCGAGGCCTCGGCGCTGGAGTACATGTACAACGGCAACACCGCGATCGTCTCGATGCAGTACTCGTTCCTGCCGAGCTGGCTGTCGTTCCTGGTCGACCAGGAGAACGCGCGCCAGGCCGGACAGGCGCTGTTCGAGGCCGTCGACGCGTTGGTCCGTGCGATGCCCGAGGACAAGCGGCCCAAGCTGGTGGTGTTCGGGGAAAGCCTGGGATCGTTCGGCGGCGAGGCACCGTTCCTGTCGCTGAACAATCTGGTCGCCCGCACCGACGGCGCGCTGTTCTCGGGCCCGACGTTCAAGAACACCATCTGGACGACGCTGACCCGCGATCGCGACGCCGGTTCACCAGAGTGGCTGCCCATCTACGACAACGGTGAGAACGTCCGATTCGTCGCGAAAGACGAGAATCTGAACCGGCCCGACGCGCCTTGGTCCCACCCCCGCGCGGTGTATCTGCAGCACGCGTCCGACCCGATCTCCTGGTGGACGCCCGACCTGCTGTTCGCCAAGCCGGACTGGCTGCGGGAACCCCGTGGGTATGACGTGTCCCGCCGCATGGAGTGGATTCCGGTGGTGACGTTCCTTCAGGTGTCAGCCGACATGGCAGTGGCCGTGGACGTTCCCGACGGGCACGGCCACGTCTATGTGCAGAACGTGGCCGATGCGTGGGCCGCGGTGCTGCAGCCGCCGGGGTGGACACCGGAGATGACCGCAAAGCTGCGCCCGATGCTGAGCAGCAACGAGAACGCCTGA
- a CDS encoding rhodanese-like domain-containing protein, with the protein MSRIDTVLEQARTRLHRLSASELPEALNSGAVLVDIRPAAQRAAEGSVPGALVIERNVLEWRCDPTSDARIPQAVDDDVYWVILCSEGYTSSLAAASLVDLGLHRSTDVVGGYHALVAAGQV; encoded by the coding sequence ATGAGCCGCATCGACACCGTGCTGGAGCAGGCCCGCACCCGGCTGCACCGGCTGTCCGCGTCAGAGCTGCCCGAGGCGCTGAATTCCGGTGCCGTGCTGGTCGACATCCGCCCCGCCGCCCAGCGTGCCGCCGAAGGGTCGGTGCCCGGTGCACTGGTCATCGAACGCAACGTGCTGGAGTGGCGCTGCGATCCCACCAGTGACGCGCGGATCCCGCAGGCCGTCGACGACGACGTCTACTGGGTGATCCTGTGCTCGGAGGGGTACACCTCAAGCCTGGCCGCCGCCTCGCTGGTCGACCTCGGTCTGCACCGGTCCACCGATGTCGTCGGCGGCTATCACGCGTTGGTCGCCGCCGGCCAGGTGTAA
- a CDS encoding cysteine dioxygenase: MLSTLAPVPAVSAPTRLRLPDLLHATDHAADEVLSGRYDRLLRRLPKDDRWYTRLSGDDEIEVWLISWVPDKSTELHDHGGSLGALTVVSGALRETRWDGELLRKRRFTAGDQAAFPLGWVHDVVHAPAAISGPTLSVHAYSPPLTAMSYYEVTPQNTLRRNRTELTDAPEG; this comes from the coding sequence ATGCTGTCCACGCTCGCGCCCGTTCCTGCTGTCTCCGCGCCCACGCGGCTGCGATTGCCCGACCTGCTGCACGCCACCGACCATGCCGCCGACGAAGTGCTGTCCGGCCGCTACGACCGGCTGTTGCGGAGACTGCCCAAGGATGACCGCTGGTACACGCGGTTGTCCGGTGACGACGAGATCGAGGTCTGGCTGATCAGCTGGGTGCCCGACAAGTCGACCGAACTGCACGACCACGGCGGATCCTTGGGTGCGCTGACCGTGGTGTCCGGCGCACTGCGCGAAACTCGTTGGGACGGCGAGCTTTTACGGAAGCGACGCTTCACGGCAGGCGACCAGGCGGCATTCCCTTTGGGGTGGGTGCATGACGTGGTGCATGCGCCTGCGGCCATCTCGGGTCCGACGCTGAGCGTTCATGCGTACTCGCCGCCGTTGACCGCGATGTCCTATTACGAGGTGACACCGCAGAACACCTTGCGCCGCAACCGCACCGAACTCACCGACGCGCCGGAGGGATAG
- the lpqV gene encoding lipoprotein LpqV, whose translation MRRYTWTTRLTAGAAAAAGLSLLIGCSTDAGKDQSGASTAPSPQATTTAEAATPTAKPGEVATSPGGVTTAVGADAQSTEEEYFQACHAAKLWMQAKGGDLKAQIEPYLASVQAPDAAPGPGTYNVAWGQLEPGRQAAVIVAARAAADELCS comes from the coding sequence ATGCGCCGTTACACGTGGACCACCCGCCTGACCGCCGGAGCCGCCGCAGCGGCCGGCCTGAGCCTGCTGATCGGATGCTCGACGGACGCTGGCAAGGACCAGTCCGGGGCATCCACGGCACCTTCCCCACAGGCGACGACGACCGCCGAGGCGGCGACGCCGACGGCCAAGCCCGGTGAGGTTGCGACGTCGCCCGGCGGGGTCACGACGGCCGTCGGCGCCGACGCGCAGTCCACCGAGGAGGAGTACTTCCAGGCCTGTCATGCCGCGAAGCTCTGGATGCAGGCCAAGGGCGGGGATCTCAAGGCGCAGATCGAGCCGTATCTGGCGAGCGTGCAGGCCCCCGATGCGGCACCGGGGCCGGGCACGTACAACGTGGCGTGGGGCCAGCTCGAGCCGGGGCGTCAGGCTGCGGTCATCGTCGCCGCGCGGGCAGCGGCCGACGAGCTCTGCAGCTAG
- a CDS encoding SulP family inorganic anion transporter, with translation MGAPTFARKLGRPKPRDVIAGLVTGLFSIPEGMAYASIGGFNPVTGIYAGIMPGIIGSLFARTVLMVTTLTSAIALTSRSVLKEAGLDPQDPANVAALALVVGAVMLLFGLLRFGSIMNFVSNAVMTGFSTGIALQIVAGVLGDATGYKPQSGNTIGKFIDSLAHIGLWHPAAVAVALGTVAVWAVFHFIKPLESFATLLALVVVTSATAALGIDVETVGDIASIANALPPVTVPNFAAMPELIVGGVAVALVALAQAAGISAAVPNPDGSRTNMNGDFLAQGAANVAGGLFGALPAGGSLSRTGVATSAGAQTRWAGIFAGIWLALLVLVAGSAAEIIPMPVIGGLILVIGAELIVGRLPDIKLVLRVAPLSAVAMLVTFAATTQLPLHTAIVIGVITSLVLYCAKVAETAQLVALTPAPDGGWQQAPVPERCTSNDVTVLHYAGVGLFAEVARIDETWPRADGTTNAVVVLSLRALPDVPSSVTIKALRRWAGQLTANNGRLIISGVNPGTAEVLRRGGLDDLLGDDGVVPASDRIFGALDVAVERGRAWVAAQTGKSGDSPQRDSN, from the coding sequence GTGGGTGCGCCAACATTCGCTCGGAAACTGGGCCGTCCCAAGCCCCGTGATGTCATCGCAGGACTGGTCACGGGTCTGTTCTCCATACCCGAGGGCATGGCCTACGCCAGCATCGGCGGGTTCAACCCCGTCACCGGCATCTACGCCGGCATCATGCCCGGCATCATCGGGTCACTGTTCGCCCGCACGGTACTGATGGTGACGACGTTGACGAGTGCGATCGCGCTGACGTCGCGCAGCGTGCTCAAGGAGGCCGGGCTGGATCCGCAGGATCCGGCCAACGTGGCCGCGCTGGCCCTCGTCGTCGGCGCAGTGATGCTGCTGTTCGGTCTGCTGCGGTTCGGCTCGATCATGAACTTCGTCTCCAACGCCGTGATGACCGGCTTCTCCACCGGGATCGCCCTGCAGATCGTGGCCGGCGTCCTCGGCGACGCCACCGGTTACAAACCGCAGAGCGGCAACACCATTGGCAAGTTCATCGACTCGCTGGCGCACATCGGACTGTGGCATCCGGCCGCCGTCGCGGTGGCGCTGGGCACGGTCGCGGTGTGGGCGGTGTTCCACTTCATCAAGCCGCTCGAATCGTTCGCGACGCTGCTGGCGCTCGTCGTGGTTACTTCGGCGACCGCGGCGTTGGGGATCGACGTCGAAACCGTCGGCGACATCGCGTCGATCGCGAATGCGCTTCCGCCGGTGACGGTTCCGAATTTCGCGGCGATGCCCGAGCTGATCGTCGGCGGCGTGGCCGTGGCACTCGTCGCGCTGGCTCAGGCCGCGGGAATCTCTGCCGCCGTACCGAACCCGGACGGCAGCCGCACCAACATGAACGGAGACTTCCTGGCGCAGGGCGCGGCGAATGTGGCGGGCGGACTGTTCGGTGCGCTGCCGGCCGGTGGCTCGCTGTCACGCACCGGGGTGGCGACGTCGGCGGGTGCCCAGACCCGGTGGGCAGGCATCTTCGCCGGGATCTGGCTTGCCCTGCTGGTGCTCGTCGCCGGCTCGGCCGCGGAGATCATCCCGATGCCCGTGATCGGCGGGCTGATCCTGGTGATCGGAGCCGAACTCATCGTCGGCCGGTTGCCCGACATCAAGCTGGTGCTGCGGGTCGCGCCGTTGTCGGCGGTGGCGATGCTGGTCACCTTCGCCGCCACCACGCAACTACCGCTGCACACCGCGATCGTCATCGGCGTGATCACCTCGCTGGTCCTCTACTGCGCCAAGGTGGCCGAGACCGCGCAACTGGTCGCGCTGACACCGGCACCGGACGGCGGCTGGCAGCAGGCTCCCGTGCCCGAGCGGTGCACCAGCAACGACGTCACCGTGCTGCACTACGCCGGGGTGGGACTGTTCGCCGAGGTGGCCCGGATCGACGAGACATGGCCGCGCGCCGACGGCACCACCAATGCCGTCGTGGTGCTCAGCCTGCGGGCGCTGCCCGACGTGCCGTCGTCGGTGACGATCAAGGCGCTGCGCCGATGGGCCGGCCAGCTGACGGCCAACAACGGCCGGTTGATCATCTCCGGGGTCAACCCCGGCACCGCGGAGGTGCTGCGGCGCGGTGGACTCGATGACCTGCTGGGCGACGACGGTGTCGTGCCGGCGTCGGATCGGATCTTCGGCGCCCTCGACGTGGCCGTCGAGCGGGGCCGCGCCTGGGTGGCCGCTCAGACCGGTAAATCGGGGGATTCGCCGCAGCGTGATTCGAACTAG
- a CDS encoding patatin-like phospholipase family protein, with translation MRVALALGSGGARGYAHIGVINELQDRGYEVVGVSGSSMGALVGGLHAAGKLDEFADWARTLTQRAVLRLLDPSITAAGILRAEKILDAVRDIIGDATIEGLPIPYTAVATDLIAGKSVWLQRGPLDSAIRASIAIPGVIAPHVLNGRLLGDGGILDPLPMAPIAAVNADLTIAVSLSGGDPGTAPTPEDPERRPTTEWLNRMMRSTSAVLDTASVRAMLDRPTARAVLSRFGASIPPEDSSEPVDDEGADGPVDDPDAPEVPEPADVPKLGSFEVMNRTIDIAQAALARHTLAAYPPDLLIEVPRTACRSLEFHRAAEVIEVGRELTARALDG, from the coding sequence ATGCGTGTTGCTCTGGCCCTCGGCAGTGGTGGAGCTCGCGGCTACGCGCACATCGGGGTGATCAACGAGCTGCAGGACCGTGGCTACGAGGTCGTCGGCGTGTCCGGGTCATCGATGGGCGCGCTGGTCGGCGGTCTGCACGCAGCGGGCAAGCTCGACGAGTTCGCCGACTGGGCACGAACTTTGACTCAGCGGGCGGTGTTGCGGCTGCTGGACCCGTCGATCACGGCGGCCGGGATTCTGCGCGCCGAGAAGATTCTCGACGCGGTCCGCGACATCATCGGCGACGCCACGATCGAAGGACTGCCGATCCCCTACACCGCGGTCGCGACCGACCTGATCGCCGGTAAATCGGTGTGGCTGCAACGCGGCCCGCTGGATTCCGCGATCCGGGCGTCGATCGCCATCCCCGGAGTGATCGCGCCACACGTGCTCAACGGCCGGCTGCTCGGCGACGGCGGCATCCTCGACCCGCTGCCCATGGCGCCGATCGCCGCGGTCAACGCTGACCTCACCATCGCGGTCAGCCTGTCCGGCGGCGATCCGGGCACCGCGCCCACCCCCGAGGACCCGGAACGGCGCCCCACCACCGAATGGCTCAACCGCATGATGCGCAGCACCTCGGCCGTGCTGGACACGGCGTCGGTGCGGGCCATGCTGGACCGGCCCACCGCCCGGGCCGTGCTGAGCCGGTTCGGGGCGTCGATCCCGCCCGAGGACAGTTCCGAACCGGTCGACGACGAGGGCGCCGACGGTCCGGTCGACGATCCCGACGCACCCGAGGTACCCGAGCCGGCCGATGTGCCGAAGCTGGGCAGCTTCGAGGTGATGAACCGCACCATCGACATCGCCCAGGCCGCGCTGGCTCGGCACACACTCGCCGCCTATCCGCCCGACCTGCTGATCGAGGTACCGCGCACGGCATGCCGGAGCCTGGAATTCCACCGCGCCGCAGAGGTCATCGAGGTGGGGCGGGAGCTGACCGCCCGGGCGCTCGACGGCTGA
- a CDS encoding patatin-like phospholipase family protein, translated as MTSKRALVLAGGGIAGIAWETGILQGIADESPEAADALLAVDVLVGTSAGSTVSAQLGSGAPLAELFERQIGAESAELDPAISIDTVTDLFVKAVLTPNTTKAQKLQQIGAVALDTATVDPAVRRKVIEARLPSHDWPDRVLRISAVDIDTGELVTLDRDAGVSLVDAVTASCAVPAVWPVVTIGGRRFMDGGIGSTVNMALAADCDTVVALVPQGRSAPSPFGSGAAQEVDGFDGRSLGIFADDEALAAFGENPLDPDCRVPSAHAGRAQGRRVAAEVAAFLKG; from the coding sequence GTGACTTCCAAACGTGCACTGGTGCTCGCCGGTGGCGGTATCGCAGGGATCGCCTGGGAGACCGGCATCCTGCAGGGCATCGCCGACGAATCTCCCGAAGCCGCCGATGCGCTGCTCGCCGTCGATGTGCTGGTGGGCACGTCGGCAGGTTCGACAGTGTCCGCGCAGCTCGGCAGCGGCGCGCCTCTGGCGGAGCTGTTCGAGCGCCAGATCGGTGCCGAATCGGCCGAGCTGGATCCCGCGATAAGCATCGACACCGTCACCGACCTGTTCGTGAAAGCCGTCCTGACGCCCAACACCACCAAGGCGCAGAAGCTGCAGCAGATCGGTGCCGTGGCGCTCGACACCGCCACGGTCGACCCGGCAGTCCGGCGCAAGGTCATCGAAGCGCGGCTGCCATCGCATGACTGGCCGGACCGGGTGCTGCGGATCTCGGCCGTCGACATCGACACCGGCGAGCTGGTGACGCTGGACCGCGACGCCGGGGTATCGCTGGTCGACGCCGTCACCGCCAGTTGTGCGGTGCCCGCGGTGTGGCCGGTCGTGACGATCGGTGGCCGCCGGTTCATGGACGGCGGCATCGGCAGCACGGTCAACATGGCACTGGCGGCCGATTGCGACACCGTGGTGGCGCTGGTGCCGCAGGGCCGCTCGGCACCATCGCCGTTCGGCAGCGGCGCAGCGCAGGAGGTCGATGGCTTCGACGGACGATCGCTGGGGATCTTCGCCGACGACGAGGCCCTGGCGGCCTTCGGCGAGAACCCGCTCGACCCGGACTGCCGGGTGCCGTCGGCGCACGCCGGGCGTGCTCAGGGCCGGCGGGTCGCCGCTGAGGTCGCCGCTTTCCTGAAGGGCTGA
- a CDS encoding class II glutamine amidotransferase — protein sequence MCRLFGLHAGRRLVPATFWLLDAPDNLAEQSRRNPDGTGLGVFGADGVAVLHKEPVAAWQDSEFATEAHDVTATTFVAHVRYASTGALDVANTHPFLQDDRIFAHNGVVEGLGALDERIRELGVADLVGGQTDSERVFALITAAVRAHGGDVGAAIVDAIGWLAGNVPIYAVNLLLSTATDMWALRYPDTHELYVLDRRHPDQRRLRLRSARIRAESEHLTSQPSVLFASEQMDGEDWRLIAPGELVHVDADLRIDTRVAFPEPPRHLLHRDDLSAQAAASQHA from the coding sequence ATGTGCCGATTGTTCGGTCTGCACGCCGGTCGCCGGCTGGTACCGGCGACCTTCTGGCTGCTGGATGCGCCCGACAATCTCGCCGAGCAGAGCAGGCGTAACCCCGATGGCACCGGCCTGGGCGTGTTCGGTGCCGACGGCGTCGCCGTGCTGCACAAGGAACCCGTGGCAGCATGGCAGGATTCCGAATTCGCCACGGAGGCACACGATGTCACCGCGACGACCTTCGTCGCGCACGTCCGCTACGCCTCGACCGGGGCGCTCGATGTGGCGAACACCCATCCCTTTCTCCAGGATGACCGGATCTTCGCGCACAACGGTGTCGTCGAAGGTCTGGGCGCGCTCGACGAGCGGATCCGCGAACTCGGGGTGGCGGACCTCGTCGGGGGCCAGACCGACTCCGAGCGTGTCTTCGCCCTCATCACCGCGGCCGTCCGGGCACATGGCGGCGACGTCGGCGCAGCCATTGTCGACGCCATCGGCTGGCTGGCCGGCAACGTGCCGATCTACGCCGTCAATCTCCTGCTCAGCACCGCCACCGACATGTGGGCCCTGCGCTACCCGGACACCCACGAGCTGTATGTGCTCGACCGCAGGCACCCCGATCAGCGGCGCCTGCGCCTGCGCAGCGCCCGGATCCGGGCCGAATCCGAGCACCTGACGTCGCAGCCGTCGGTGCTGTTCGCCAGCGAGCAGATGGACGGCGAGGACTGGCGGCTCATCGCCCCCGGCGAATTGGTGCACGTCGACGCGGATCTGCGGATCGACACCCGGGTCGCGTTTCCGGAGCCGCCTCGCCACCTCCTGCACCGCGACGACCTGTCCGCGCAGGCGGCGGCGTCGCAGCACGCTTAG
- a CDS encoding zinc-binding dehydrogenase — MTSDLGPTMRAERFYADTKRVVVEDVPIPEPGPGEVLVKVAFCGICHSDLSLINGTFPAQAPVVTQGHEASGTIARLGPDVTGWAEGDRVIVAAGRPCMECPNCGRGDIANCMRIRLMAFAYDGAWAEYTLAQAVGLTRVPDNVPLEQAAILADAVSTPYGAVVRTGKVGIGESVGVWGLGGVGTHIAQLARLVGAVPVVAVDIKPEVLERALELGADYAFDAGDERLGEKIAEVTGGRGLDVAFDAVGLKSTFEQALGQLTVGGRLVAVGMSAQEPTIGPTSMFGLTQKQVLGHLGYQNVDISTLATLVSLGRLDLSRSISEIVSLEDIALGIDKLERQEGNPIRILVRP, encoded by the coding sequence ATGACATCCGACCTCGGGCCTACCATGCGGGCGGAGCGCTTCTACGCCGACACCAAACGAGTTGTGGTGGAGGATGTTCCGATTCCCGAGCCAGGCCCGGGCGAGGTTCTGGTGAAGGTGGCGTTCTGCGGGATCTGTCATTCCGATCTGAGCCTGATCAACGGGACCTTCCCGGCGCAGGCCCCGGTGGTCACGCAGGGCCATGAGGCGTCAGGCACCATTGCCAGGCTCGGCCCGGACGTCACGGGCTGGGCCGAAGGCGACCGTGTCATCGTCGCCGCCGGCCGGCCCTGCATGGAATGCCCCAATTGCGGTCGCGGCGATATCGCCAACTGCATGCGAATCCGGTTGATGGCCTTCGCCTATGACGGGGCGTGGGCCGAATACACGCTGGCTCAGGCGGTCGGGCTCACGCGCGTGCCGGACAACGTGCCGTTGGAGCAGGCCGCGATCCTCGCCGATGCGGTGTCGACCCCGTACGGAGCGGTGGTGCGCACCGGCAAGGTCGGTATCGGCGAGTCGGTCGGCGTGTGGGGCCTGGGTGGGGTCGGCACCCACATCGCACAGCTGGCCCGGCTGGTGGGGGCGGTGCCGGTGGTGGCCGTCGACATCAAACCCGAGGTGCTGGAGCGGGCCCTGGAACTCGGCGCCGACTATGCGTTCGACGCAGGCGACGAGCGGCTCGGCGAGAAGATCGCCGAGGTCACCGGGGGCCGCGGGTTGGACGTGGCGTTCGACGCGGTGGGCCTCAAGTCGACGTTCGAGCAGGCGCTGGGTCAGCTGACGGTCGGCGGGCGGTTGGTCGCGGTCGGGATGAGTGCCCAGGAACCCACGATCGGACCGACGTCGATGTTCGGCCTGACCCAGAAGCAGGTGCTGGGTCACCTGGGATACCAGAACGTCGACATCTCCACCTTGGCGACGCTGGTGTCTCTGGGCAGGCTGGACCTGTCCCGTTCGATCAGCGAGATCGTGTCCCTGGAGGACATCGCACTGGGCATCGACAAGCTGGAGCGCCAGGAGGGCAATCCGATCCGAATCCTGGTGCGACCCTGA
- a CDS encoding dihydrodipicolinate reductase, which yields MALRVVQWATGGVGVAAINGVLEHPDLELVGCWVHSDAKNGKDVGEIIGAEPLGVTATNSAEEILALDADAVIYSPLIPNPDEVAALLRSGKNVITPVGWLYPSEKQAAPMRAAALEGNATLHGTGIAPGGISEKFPLVLSAMATGVNFVRAEEFSDLRTYDAPDVVRHVMGFGGTPDTALSGPMQKMLDGGFIQAVKMVVDHVGFKIDPRIRATQEIAVATAPIDSPIGVIEPGQVAGRKFHWEALVDGEPVVRVTVNWLMGEENLDPAWTFGPAGQRYEMEVRGNPDFTVIIKGFQSEAGEEGPESGVVATAAHCVNSVPAVCAAAPGVVTYPDLPLISGKAAPKLR from the coding sequence GTGGCGTTACGCGTCGTGCAATGGGCAACCGGTGGGGTCGGCGTGGCCGCGATCAACGGTGTGCTCGAACATCCTGACCTGGAGCTGGTCGGCTGCTGGGTGCACTCGGACGCCAAGAACGGCAAAGACGTCGGCGAGATCATCGGTGCCGAACCGCTCGGTGTCACCGCCACCAACAGTGCTGAAGAGATCCTGGCGCTGGACGCCGACGCGGTGATCTACTCGCCGCTCATCCCCAACCCCGACGAGGTCGCGGCGTTGCTGCGCTCGGGCAAGAACGTGATCACCCCCGTCGGCTGGTTGTACCCGAGCGAGAAGCAGGCCGCGCCGATGCGGGCCGCCGCGCTGGAAGGCAACGCCACGCTGCACGGCACCGGCATCGCGCCCGGCGGGATCAGCGAGAAGTTCCCGCTGGTGCTCTCCGCGATGGCCACCGGGGTGAACTTTGTTCGCGCCGAGGAATTTTCCGACCTGCGCACCTATGACGCACCCGACGTTGTGCGCCATGTCATGGGCTTCGGCGGCACCCCCGACACCGCGCTGAGCGGACCGATGCAGAAGATGCTCGACGGCGGTTTCATCCAGGCCGTCAAGATGGTCGTCGATCACGTCGGATTCAAGATCGACCCGCGGATCCGCGCCACCCAGGAGATCGCCGTGGCCACCGCGCCCATCGACTCGCCGATCGGCGTGATCGAACCCGGCCAGGTCGCCGGCCGCAAGTTCCACTGGGAGGCCCTCGTCGACGGCGAACCCGTCGTGCGGGTCACGGTGAACTGGCTGATGGGCGAGGAAAACCTCGACCCCGCATGGACTTTCGGCCCCGCCGGGCAGCGTTACGAGATGGAGGTCCGCGGTAACCCGGACTTCACCGTCATCATCAAGGGCTTCCAGTCCGAGGCCGGTGAGGAGGGCCCGGAGTCTGGCGTCGTCGCCACCGCGGCGCACTGCGTCAACTCGGTCCCCGCGGTCTGCGCCGCGGCACCCGGTGTGGTGACCTACCCCGACCTGCCGCTGATCAGCGGTAAGGCCGCTCCAAAACTGCGGTAA